From Pseudorasbora parva isolate DD20220531a chromosome 25, ASM2467924v1, whole genome shotgun sequence, one genomic window encodes:
- the LOC137065349 gene encoding inhibitory synaptic factor 1 has product MFHGTALGPFEPSKSPDRRAEIRRHIKMVMEQLEEVLAELKDVAKELREVVAQIDKLTSDIDLDSEDDLTLVCCSEDRGDLLHNETLSENHLLHKPLHNPAIAKKQELDLYRRSCGDLPALNGPLKAPNSPKASWLFGSGGRIHSYDKTLYHALCCDDDYNEARGGMRPSMLSSTDSVFSSSPPRFLTPRFKRKTYSSPDSKIRALRSCSTQTVSDKSTQTHFPNILAKQRAASDYNN; this is encoded by the exons ATGTTTCACGGGACAGCGCTAGGACCTTTTGAACCGAGCAAGAGCCCTGACCGGAGAGCAGAGATCCGCAGGCACATTAAGATGGTCATGGAACAGCTGGAGGAAGTTCTCGCTGAGCTCAAGGACGTGGCGAAAGAGCTCCGTGAG GTTGTGGCCCAAATTGACAAGTTAACATCAGATATTGACCTTGACTCAGAAGATGACCTGACACTAGTGTGCTGCAGCGAGGACCGTGGTGACCTCTTGCACAATGAGACATTATCCGAAAACCACTTACTGCACAAACCTCTCCACAACCCAGCCATAGCCAAGAAGCAAGAGTTAGACCTCTACCGCAGGAGCTGTGGAGACTTACCTGCCCTTAATGGACCATTAAAGGCCCCAAACAGCCCTAAAGCCTCCTGGCTCTTTGGATCTGGAGGAAGAATTCATTCTTACGACAAGACACTATATCATGCATTGTGCTGTGATGATGATTATAATGAAGCTAGAGGTGGAATGAGACCATCAATGCTGTCATCCACAGATTCTGTGTTTTCATCTTCACCTCCAAGGTTTTTGACGCCTAGATTTAAGCGTAAAACTTACTCCAGCCCAGACTCGAAGATAAGAGCCCTCCGTAGCTGCAGTACGCAAACTGTTTCTGATAAAAGCACACAAACCCACTTCCCAAACATTCTAGCCAAGCAAAGAGCTGCAAGTGACTACAATAACTAA